The following coding sequences lie in one Pseudomonas monsensis genomic window:
- a CDS encoding phosphatidate cytidylyltransferase — MLKQRIITALILLPIALCGFFLLEGSGFALFIGLVVSLGAWEWARLAGFNGQTFRVGYAAAVALMLFVMYILPGLAPWVLGAAVLWWMVATWLVLTYPQSSEHWSSAATRLVIGLLILLPAWQGLVQIKQYPLGNWLIMAVMVLVWGADIGAYFSGRAFGKRKLAPQVSPGKSWEGVYGGLALSLVITAIVGLVRDWTVAELLKGLIGAALIVFISVVGDLTESMFKRSSGIKDSSNLLPGHGGVLDRIDSLTAAIPVFAVLLWMAAP; from the coding sequence ATGCTTAAACAACGAATCATCACTGCGCTGATCCTGTTGCCGATAGCCTTGTGCGGTTTTTTCCTGCTCGAAGGTTCCGGCTTTGCGCTGTTCATCGGGCTGGTGGTCAGTCTGGGCGCGTGGGAGTGGGCGCGGCTTGCCGGTTTCAATGGCCAGACGTTCCGTGTCGGTTATGCCGCCGCGGTCGCGCTGATGCTGTTCGTCATGTACATCTTGCCCGGCCTCGCGCCGTGGGTGCTGGGCGCGGCAGTACTGTGGTGGATGGTGGCGACCTGGCTGGTACTGACCTATCCGCAGTCGAGCGAGCACTGGTCCAGTGCGGCGACCAGGCTGGTGATCGGTCTGTTGATCCTGTTGCCGGCCTGGCAAGGCCTGGTGCAGATCAAGCAGTACCCACTGGGCAACTGGTTGATCATGGCGGTGATGGTGCTGGTCTGGGGCGCAGATATTGGCGCTTACTTCTCCGGTCGAGCTTTCGGCAAGCGCAAGCTTGCACCGCAGGTCAGTCCGGGCAAGAGCTGGGAAGGTGTCTATGGCGGTCTGGCGCTGAGTCTGGTGATTACCGCCATTGTCGGTCTGGTGCGCGACTGGACGGTTGCCGAGCTGCTTAAAGGCCTGATCGGCGCTGCGCTGATCGTGTTCATTTCGGTTGTCGGTGATCTCACCGAAAGCATGTTCAAACGCTCATCCGGCATCAAGGACAGCAGTAATCTGCTTCCGGGTCATGGTGGCGTGCTTGATCGTATCGACAGCCTCACGGCGGCGATTCCGGTATTTGCCGTGCTGTTGTGGATGGCTGCACCGTGA
- the frr gene encoding ribosome recycling factor, whose product MINEIKKDAKERMTKSVESLAHNFGRIRTGQAHPSILEGVMVPYYGADTPIKQVANITVKDARTLQVVAFERNMLGAVDKAIGSAGLNLNPTNLGELLLISMPALTEETRRGFTKQARDVAEDARVAVRNIRRDANSSLKDLVKEKEISEDEERRATGEIDDLTKKYVAEIDAKLAEKEKDLMAV is encoded by the coding sequence ATGATCAACGAAATCAAGAAAGACGCCAAAGAGCGCATGACGAAGTCCGTTGAGTCTCTGGCTCACAACTTCGGCCGTATCCGTACCGGCCAGGCGCACCCAAGCATTCTGGAAGGCGTGATGGTGCCGTACTACGGCGCGGACACCCCGATCAAGCAAGTCGCCAACATCACCGTCAAAGACGCCCGTACCCTGCAAGTGGTTGCGTTCGAGCGCAACATGCTCGGTGCTGTCGACAAGGCGATCGGCAGTGCAGGTCTGAACCTGAACCCGACCAACCTGGGTGAATTGCTGCTGATCAGCATGCCGGCCCTGACCGAAGAAACCCGTCGTGGTTTCACCAAGCAGGCGCGTGATGTGGCCGAAGACGCCCGTGTTGCCGTGCGCAACATCCGTCGCGATGCCAACAGCTCGCTGAAGGATCTGGTCAAGGAAAAGGAAATCAGCGAAGACGAAGAGCGTCGCGCCACTGGCGAAATCGACGATCTGACCAAGAAGTACGTGGCCGAGATCGACGCGAAACTGGCTGAGAAAGAAAAAGACCTGATGGCCGTATAA
- the uppS gene encoding polyprenyl diphosphate synthase, protein MDKTKQTAPSAVPRHVAIIMDGNNRWAKKRFMPGVAGHKAGVDAVRAVIEVCAEAKVEVLTLFAFSSENWQRPADEVSALMDLFFKALRREAKRLNDNNISLRIIGDRSRFHPELQAAMREAEAMTAGANRFILQIAANYGGQWDIAQAAQRLAREVQAGHLRPEDITPDLLQTCLATGDLPLPDLCIRTGGEHRISNFLLWQLAYAELYFSDLFWPDFKHDAMRNALADFASRQRRFGKTSEQIEAGARV, encoded by the coding sequence ATGGACAAGACCAAGCAGACTGCGCCGTCCGCGGTGCCGCGCCATGTCGCGATCATCATGGATGGCAACAATCGCTGGGCGAAAAAACGCTTTATGCCGGGTGTCGCCGGGCATAAAGCGGGCGTGGATGCTGTGCGGGCAGTGATCGAGGTGTGCGCTGAGGCCAAGGTCGAAGTGCTCACCCTGTTCGCGTTTTCCAGTGAGAACTGGCAGCGCCCGGCCGATGAGGTCAGCGCCTTGATGGATCTGTTCTTCAAGGCGTTGCGTCGTGAGGCCAAGCGCCTCAACGACAACAACATCAGCTTGCGGATCATTGGCGATCGTTCGCGCTTTCACCCTGAGCTTCAGGCGGCGATGCGCGAGGCCGAAGCCATGACCGCCGGTGCCAACCGCTTCATTCTGCAGATCGCAGCCAACTACGGCGGTCAGTGGGATATCGCACAAGCTGCGCAGCGTCTGGCAAGGGAAGTCCAGGCCGGACACCTGCGTCCGGAGGACATCACGCCGGATCTGCTGCAGACTTGTCTTGCCACCGGCGACCTGCCGTTGCCGGATCTGTGTATCCGCACGGGTGGTGAGCACCGCATCAGCAATTTCCTGCTGTGGCAGCTGGCCTACGCCGAGCTGTACTTCTCCGACCTGTTCTGGCCGGACTTCAAACACGATGCCATGCGCAATGCGCTGGCCGATTTCGCTTCGCGTCAGCGTCGCTTCGGTAAAACGAGTGAGCAGATTGAAGCTGGAGCCCGGGTTTAA